The genomic segment TGGTCGGGATCAGGAAGCTGTGGTCGAAGGTTCTCGTTGGCTCAGATCATCCGTCGTCTACCTTCAGCAAGGCGTGAGTACCTCAAAGCTTTTTTTCTCTAGCCGTCGCCCCTAGAGACACCAACTGTGTACGTCGTGTGTCGTTGGTCCAGGATGAAGCCAGCCAGGGAGGGAATGACCAACGGCGGCTAAGTATAGTGAAGCAGGTGAGCCGGAAGGGTGCTGGATAAGGTGCCTGCTGGAAGAAGGTTGTTCTGCTGTCAGACAGAGAAAATATTGGGAGACTTCCTCCCCTAACTCAGATCCAAACAATTGCTGCGCTGAGAGCGATGTCTTAGCTGGTGAGTTTCGGTTTTCCGAACACACAAGGGCGGGGTGCTCGAAACGAAACGTCAGCAACCATGTATGGGGGAGATGAATCTGAGTCACTCATGAAGGCCTGGCAGCAGGCATCAGCGGAATCGAAACACGCGGGTGAGAGTGATCTAGTACGGCAGCGGCTGACCAGTCAGCTCATTCTGTGTAAGTGGGATGTGTCGTCGTTCACTGAGTGGCCACGTGCGGAGATGACATCGTAGTGCGGGGAGAAACGGGCAAGGCACTGTTGTGGTGTGGTATATCGCGCGGGAAGAactgtttcgtcttttccaGTAAACGAGCATCAGCGACACTGCGGCGAATGCCACTGGGTTGCTGCGGTGAAGACGACTGCAGCAGCGTGCTTGAGAGGTTTTGAATTTCTCCGCGCTGCGCCGGTAGAATGGTAGATGTCGCGTAAAGAACTGTCCTCCTACAGGAACATTAGTTAACGACTTAGCAGTTGTTAGCTAATTTCGGGAATACGCTCTTCAGGAGGATGTAGAACGGACAGATGAGACAAGCGTCGTATAAAGTGTGTGTCGGGGTAGCATGAGACAGGATATGCCGTGGTTGTCGGCTGCTGATATCGGATTGCGCGGTGCACCTGGATCGATCGTCGAATGGGGGCACACATTCTTTCGAAAAACGAAATCTTGGAGGCCAGAAGCCGACGCGTATCCTAGATGAAGATACAAGTCTTTTTTGAATACCAGATGGGCACTCGGACACAAATCGTATCACAGAGCTTATGGGAATGGTAGAGTGATAGGTGCGTGTGGCTTGACTGTGTAGTTGTTCGCACAGTGGAGCTGACGTTATTCTCGGCACCGGTAACCAGTTTTTTCCACAGAAGCTACCTCACGTTGCGTCTGTCACTCGTGAGGGCTCTTTTCGAGCAGCTAGGGAACCACATATATGGGCCCGTCTAACCTATGGGCAGGTACTTCCATCTGCTGTTCCGGCTGACAGGCTGAAATGGAATGTCTAGGGATAACGAGACCCTACCGTTGAAAAAAAAGGGTGCATCAAAGAAGTGAAAGGTACAAAGCAGCAAATGGTGTACGCGTAGAGGTGTGGCTGGTGCGCGAAGCTCATGTGTTGATGGCAGGCGACACTGCCCTCGGTCATTTCGCCGTGCAGGTGAGCTCGTCGGTGCATGTATCTGCTGTGTGTTGTTCTTCATCTGGTATCCTTAGGCATTGTCTGTAGGTGGCGTTCATGAGTTTCTATCGTGCGTACTCTCGGCTCTTAGTTTGCAGTGGGAAATACCAGCGATATGAATATGCTCAGTAAGAAAAAAGACACGTGCACCAAATGTAGCTGCACGTTGACTGTGAATGAAATTGTCTATTTTAATTAAGTCGGGTTGGATGCGGTAAACTTGTATTCTTTGTAATAATGCATCGGCCACACCATAGCTCCACAGCGACAAAATTGTACTAGTCGTTAACCTGGAGTGACCATAGCCCAAT from the Toxoplasma gondii ME49 chromosome IX, whole genome shotgun sequence genome contains:
- a CDS encoding hypothetical protein (encoded by transcript TGME49_306720~Predicted trans-membrane domain (TMHMM2.0):14-37), yielding MISRSSLWPDARSSFHNATIAGCVWEAFFCCCWTRLTRAKIGRRGGRDQEAVVEGSRWLRSSVVYLQQGLVSFGFPNTQGRGARNETSATMYGGDESESLMKAWQQASAESKHAGESDLVRQRLTSQLILCKWDVSSFTEWPRAEMTS